From a single bacterium genomic region:
- a CDS encoding SNF2-related protein: MSGVDIFERLKRKKKISIKKKRPTSSIFFQLHFNEIGAYITVVDKDRNEVEPDFEYYTGRTHDILKSIAAIRDKSNFRINWEIPDNKIYLSEHEYLLWQLQHCNNFVDAQFRPIGFMDGLAKIVVSIEGEDTLAVKIFLLYQGKGFKEFSFLNENYVFAEGNIYKIPPIGENFKELHLFQTSLMPMNLEKYLSLLYSYFENIFIDYQDYKQIEGEIKESQPTLIFEKIDADNSLYIRLTTSLPGFDADFFDNYDITRIATLNMLEKKIIISDITSEEIHFTMDEIETALKRYRKSVADKNDYFVEDNLFIIEESLAREFIYNELGHFITRFVIMGAEKLKSYNIRPVSPKLNFSLSHGIDFLEGDVNLEVEGENFSLFDALTQYKKNSYILLSDGTCAIINKHYIEKLKRVFKKQKDKVRVSFFDLPIVEEMIDEKVAAESLKWSREIFLGFNRLEESRYKFPQLNEELRGYQKQGYKWIRYLHQHSLGGCLADDMGLGKTVQAIALLSFIYPDEKKPSLIIMPKTLLFNWANEINKFNPQLSYYLYHGNNRNLEEAKKNNLILTTYAMVRNDIEQFKEEEFYYIILDESQNIKNINSQISKAVMLLWSKHRLALSGTPIENNLSELYSLFRFLNPSMFSSIDDFNQSYIIPIQKENDKDVLYELKKKIYPFVLRRLKKEVLKDLPDKIEQILFVDMSQEQQIFYENRRRFYYQTVKTQIAQSGLEKSQFFIFQALSELRQIASIPESKSQMQIISPKREALLDNIMDVVANDHKVLVFANFLDVIDCVSADLEKAGIEYLTMTGATKDRKQLVEAFQNDDTYKVFLMTLKTGGLGLNLTAADYIFIFDPWWNKAAEEQAIDRTHRIGQDKTVFSYKLITKGTIEEKILELQRRKKVLFESLISSDGLSLKTLDNQDIEFVLGE, from the coding sequence ATGTCCGGAGTTGATATTTTTGAGAGATTAAAGAGGAAGAAGAAAATCTCTATTAAGAAAAAAAGACCTACCTCTTCAATATTCTTTCAGTTACACTTCAATGAGATTGGTGCCTATATTACGGTTGTTGATAAGGATAGAAATGAGGTTGAACCAGATTTTGAATATTATACTGGTCGCACACACGATATATTGAAATCTATTGCCGCTATTAGAGATAAAAGTAACTTTCGAATTAACTGGGAAATCCCTGACAATAAAATCTATCTATCGGAACATGAATATCTTCTCTGGCAACTTCAACATTGTAACAATTTTGTTGATGCACAATTTAGACCGATTGGTTTTATGGACGGATTGGCGAAGATTGTTGTTTCTATTGAAGGGGAAGATACTTTAGCGGTCAAAATCTTCCTTTTATATCAAGGTAAAGGCTTCAAAGAGTTTTCGTTCTTAAATGAGAATTATGTCTTTGCCGAAGGTAATATCTATAAAATCCCACCCATTGGTGAAAATTTCAAGGAACTTCACCTTTTTCAAACATCCCTGATGCCAATGAATCTTGAGAAGTATCTTTCCTTGCTTTACTCCTATTTTGAAAATATCTTCATAGATTACCAGGATTACAAACAGATAGAAGGAGAGATTAAAGAAAGTCAGCCAACACTTATCTTTGAAAAAATAGATGCGGATAATTCTTTGTATATCAGACTTACTACCTCTTTGCCTGGATTTGATGCAGATTTTTTTGATAATTATGATATTACCAGAATTGCCACGCTTAATATGTTAGAGAAAAAGATTATTATTAGTGATATTACCTCTGAAGAGATTCATTTCACTATGGATGAGATTGAAACAGCCTTAAAAAGGTATCGGAAATCGGTTGCTGACAAAAATGACTATTTTGTCGAAGATAACCTTTTCATCATCGAAGAATCATTAGCCAGGGAGTTCATCTATAATGAATTGGGACACTTTATTACTCGATTTGTCATCATGGGGGCTGAAAAACTCAAGTCTTATAATATTCGACCGGTGAGTCCAAAACTTAATTTCTCATTATCACACGGTATCGATTTCCTTGAGGGGGATGTTAATTTAGAGGTAGAAGGAGAAAATTTCTCTCTTTTTGATGCCTTAACTCAATATAAAAAGAACTCTTATATCTTATTAAGCGATGGGACTTGTGCCATAATTAATAAGCATTACATTGAGAAATTAAAACGGGTATTCAAAAAGCAAAAGGATAAAGTCAGGGTCTCTTTTTTTGACCTGCCAATTGTCGAAGAGATGATTGATGAAAAGGTCGCCGCTGAATCTCTTAAGTGGTCAAGAGAGATATTTTTAGGCTTCAATAGGCTTGAAGAATCAAGATATAAGTTTCCGCAGTTAAATGAAGAGCTTCGAGGGTATCAAAAGCAAGGTTATAAATGGATAAGATACCTTCATCAACATAGCCTTGGTGGATGTCTGGCTGATGATATGGGGCTTGGTAAGACGGTGCAAGCAATTGCCTTGCTATCTTTTATCTATCCAGATGAAAAGAAGCCTTCCTTGATTATTATGCCAAAGACATTACTTTTTAACTGGGCAAATGAGATAAATAAATTCAATCCTCAATTATCATATTATCTCTATCACGGCAATAACCGCAATTTAGAGGAAGCCAAAAAGAATAATCTTATCCTGACTACTTATGCGATGGTTCGTAATGATATTGAGCAATTTAAAGAAGAGGAATTTTATTACATCATCCTTGATGAATCACAGAATATAAAGAATATCAATTCTCAGATTTCAAAAGCAGTAATGCTTCTTTGGTCCAAACATCGGCTTGCCTTAAGTGGGACACCGATTGAAAATAACCTATCTGAACTCTATTCACTCTTTCGGTTTCTCAACCCTTCTATGTTTAGTTCGATTGATGATTTTAATCAGTCATACATCATTCCCATTCAGAAGGAAAATGACAAAGATGTCCTGTATGAATTGAAAAAGAAGATATATCCCTTTGTGTTGAGGCGTTTAAAAAAAGAGGTGTTAAAAGACCTACCTGACAAGATTGAGCAGATACTATTTGTCGATATGAGCCAGGAACAACAGATTTTTTATGAAAATAGGCGTCGTTTTTATTATCAAACAGTAAAGACCCAAATTGCCCAGAGTGGGCTTGAAAAGTCTCAGTTTTTTATCTTTCAGGCATTAAGCGAACTGCGTCAGATTGCCTCTATCCCGGAATCTAAAAGCCAGATGCAAATAATCTCTCCCAAGCGTGAAGCACTTTTAGACAATATCATGGATGTGGTTGCCAATGACCATAAAGTTTTAGTCTTTGCCAATTTCTTAGATGTAATTGATTGTGTTTCAGCTGACCTTGAAAAAGCGGGCATTGAGTATTTGACAATGACAGGTGCTACCAAAGATAGAAAGCAACTTGTAGAGGCATTTCAGAATGATGACACCTACAAGGTATTCTTAATGACCCTGAAGACAGGTGGATTGGGACTTAATTTGACCGCGGCTGACTATATCTTTATCTTTGACCCATGGTGGAATAAAGCCGCAGAAGAACAGGCGATTGATAGAACCCACCGCATCGGCCAGGATAAAACGGTATTCAGTTATAAACTAATAACCAAAGGAACGATTGAAGAGAAGATATTGGAATTGCAAAGGAGAAAGAAGGTGCTTTTTGAGTCTTTGATTTCAAGTGATGGATTGTCACTGAAAACCTTGGATAATCAAGATATAGAGTTTGTATTAGGAGAGTAG
- the radC gene encoding DNA repair protein RadC, translating into MKKEYSIKVKDLPEEEKPREKLKKYGPNALKNYELLSIILGKGTIKEDVFGIAKRVIDEYGSRAITTEADVEKVKKILEIGDVHACQVVACFELGRRFFSQTKEVCIRTPEDAFKYLSEMKKLNKEHFRGLYLDVKNKLIRDEIISIGTLTTNLIHPREVFQPAIQYSAVGIILAHNHPSGDPTPSKDDIAVTHQIMEVGKVMDIDVLDHIIIGDDQFVSLKEKGEM; encoded by the coding sequence ATGAAAAAGGAATACAGTATCAAAGTTAAAGATCTGCCAGAAGAAGAAAAGCCAAGAGAGAAACTGAAGAAGTATGGCCCTAATGCCTTGAAGAACTATGAGCTTTTATCTATTATCCTTGGTAAAGGAACAATAAAAGAGGATGTCTTTGGAATTGCTAAGAGGGTAATTGATGAATATGGCTCAAGGGCTATAACTACAGAGGCAGATGTGGAAAAGGTAAAGAAAATTTTGGAGATAGGTGATGTCCATGCTTGCCAGGTAGTAGCCTGTTTTGAATTGGGCAGGAGATTTTTTAGCCAAACAAAAGAGGTCTGCATCCGTACACCAGAGGATGCCTTTAAATATCTATCTGAAATGAAGAAGTTGAATAAGGAGCACTTTCGAGGGCTTTATCTGGATGTGAAAAACAAACTTATCCGTGATGAAATCATCTCTATTGGTACACTGACGACAAACCTTATCCATCCAAGAGAAGTTTTTCAACCCGCCATTCAATACTCAGCCGTAGGCATAATCCTGGCACACAATCATCCTTCTGGCGACCCTACTCCAAGTAAGGACGATATAGCGGTTACCCACCAGATAATGGAGGTTGGCAAGGTAATGGATATAGATGTCTTAGACCATATCATCATCGGTGATGACCAATTTGTCAGTTTGAAAGAAAAAGGAGAGATGTAG